One Gadus chalcogrammus isolate NIFS_2021 chromosome 4, NIFS_Gcha_1.0, whole genome shotgun sequence DNA segment encodes these proteins:
- the slc27a4 gene encoding long-chain fatty acid transport protein 4: protein MDECGYMFFKDRTGDTFRWKGENVSTTEVEGTLSRLLDMKDVVVYGVEVPGAEGKGGMAAIADPSHTCDLEKFGKDMEKVLPPYARPVFLRLLAQVDKTGTYKFQKTEMRREGFNPREVTDKLYFLEPSRGRYVELSEELYSSILAGKQKL from the exons ATGGACGAGTGTGGCTACATGTTCTTCAAGGACCGCACAGGGGACACGTTCCGCTGGAAGGGGGAGAACGTGTCCACCACCGAGGTGGAGGGCACACTGAGCCGACTGCTGGACATGAAGGACGTGGTGGTCTACGGCGTGGAGGTACCAG GGGCAGAGGGGAAGGGCGGCATGGCGGCCATCGCTGACCCCTCCCATACCTGTGACCTTGAGAAGTTTGGGAAGGACATGGAGAAGGTTCTACCTCCCTACGCCCGGCCCGTCTTCCTCCGCCTTCTCGCACAAGTCGACAAGACCG GTACCTACAAGTTCCAGAAGACAGAGATGCGTCGCGAGGGCTTCAACCCCCGGGAGGTGACAGACAAGCTGTACTTCCTGgagcccagcagggggcgctatGTGGAGCTCAGCGAGGAGCTGTACAGCTCCATCCTCGCCGGCAAACAGAAGTTGTGA